aaatttgaaaaatatacacaaaatagttctttacctatagatgacaggaaaacccaaagagtagtataaatcatcatcactagatagtataaaacaaagtcgctttccgctgtttgtctgtctgtatgtatgcttattgcttagatctttaaaactacgcaacggattttgatgcggttttttttaaatagatagagtgattcaagaggaaggtttttgtttaatttgttaacccgtgcaacgccggggcgggtcgctagtaatatataaaacctattagaaacgcgagtcggacttaatgtagggGAAACTgaggagggttgatcaccccttttgtttttagcatacattttcttaactatttgtagtattgaaaaactttatagaccatacgactcagaatttatctcttcattaatagtttgaattagaacagatttgtgcaataaattagatcattatttaatgaaaacccatactgttgacttttaccatgtgtcccctatgtaagggagacttgtttacccctggtcgggagccttgatcctagggggatcaagtgaccctggttcttgggacacatggtaaacatatttttaccatgtctccccataccagattctcattgattatataactcggatcgctattagtaatgcatctataatttgtaaaatacacagcaaacatatatatattgcatcttccatacTTCGAatttgtatttccggtaatcagatgtctaagccgaagggatcaagtcttccagatttggggacacttggtaaaaagattttaagtggcaatgtcatatttcgagggtagtatctacattaatttattcactttatctacagaaaattaatatatgaagatatcaaacacatattaatccataatcttatactttaaaaaaacaatgtaatcgtattatccataaaacaacataaaatagggaatcaatttttgtaccaaaaaaaaagttaaaaaaaaaacaaaaatctaagttattaacataaaatttcttgtaacaagctaatttttttaaagttcttaatgaaggtatttttagcgtcagatacctacagcaattttaatttttttacccatcactggtcgttattgtttactataatgaataagtttagaaatttactgctcacgtttcgaggacggtgtttgagctgcataatcctaaaatcctttctatggaccgtaggttctatagtacataaggtcggaaagccattgaaatagcatttcatccataaaaacaagtatcgccggttgaaaaccaaatatcgttattataagtgttttttgtcgaccgagtaacatcccctgtgtgtaaaacgtttaacttgataaaaaagaccaagtacgggtagttcgtaaaatgttgatgtcaactttagtcagttttttcaaaggccacggggataattccgttttcggagtcggttgtataattaaaaactgaattatacgccattaaattccgttttagtaaacaataatgagtcaaaaaccttgaaagtttaaatcagtgtttctctggtcgtactttcgcggcatgatttactaaagaaaagaaaatatttatgatagctctatgaataattttgtaagtaaatttattacaatgtatacttgatcgctttgggggtgacatgatcccggaatcatatctcccctgaagaaaaagataaagtctccccatacatagtaagattataacacgtgccgtactcgaaacatgtgttcgcgtatatcaatgtaatccaagttaatcatcacttcaataaacaacaaataaattaagcacactcactaacatcatttccatctcatattataaaatgaatccagttaaagctcactgaaaattgaatatagtacgcagaaaatctttcaccgtccgccatttttgaaccactgacttttccgatacagtgccatgacagaacgtgaagttaggaacgaatgaatgagtgttaccagcgcaaaaaattgtatctcgtttggtttgattaaaaatgaagtttaccaagtgtcccctagggatcgaccctccccaccctcacctacggaaccctagcttggaacgcgagtccgactcgcactttgccggtCTTTTCTTATTCAACTGGGAAAGAAGCGGGTTAGACAGGCTTCTGTCAGGATTCTGACGACGGGATAAACGGAAGTAACGGAgcatcaaaaacctaacccaaatTCCAAATGACCTAGCGAGttgaaatatatttacatatttacataatgatcTCCAGAATTAAGTTCCCATTTTGTACGCCTCTCTGAGGCAGGACATGAACTACATGAAGACCGTTTTTCGTTAGTAGCGAAATATAtgccatctggtgtcaagtagcggtactgatagttctattaccttgacgttagatgtcgactacgaaataactcgcgttttggcacagaataaataatagtactaagtacagaacacagatatggccgctaggtggcgacagcgccacgcgcggcttatggctttccccaaaattggggccgaacggatgtattTTAGaatagctacctgtagcaaagcgacgaaatcgcggagtgagacacgcctggttttggtaagaaaactgatgtatagtgtgtcaaaggactgtcttatttcaaacatagacatagagagtcatactatctttgtcttacactagtactagcacccaaaagaaaatgatgagtatagtttttttgttcctatttactgacaaatgggtttgaccatctatatgtcaTGTATGGTTGACGGTTTCTGAACGATGTAATATGAAAGATTGTACGCTTTCCGAACGAAGCATTACTGTCAACTCGTAAGTAGGTCAGCTTGATGCTAATAACgctattattttttatcaatgttgtatatttttttataaatatgtctTAACTAATTAACTTAAGGTCTAATttcaagtaattatttattattaaccaGGCTACAAAGATGTAATTTTCTTCAACAAGATCAAATATGCTCTGAAAGTCCTCTCCAGTCCTCTCGCATTGTTATTATACAATTTTCTTTGTTTCGCATAGAAATGCGTCGTGAATTTATATTAGTGTTATTaggaattatatgtatatcaacTATATCCTCACTTTTATCAGGATATGTGCAAATAGAGTCTGATAAAGTGCTATTAGATACGGTAGTAGGTTCGGTGGGTGCTGGCAATTTTTCATATTGGCAGTTGGGACACATTGGGCCGCTGCTGGTGGAACTGACCTCTCTGACAGGCGACGCGGACCTTTATGTTGCTGATACAATCAGGTTTGTTAGCGCAAATTTGCAGTTAAAGATGAAAAAAGATTGAACAAAACCTAGCTGTATTTACGATGTATATTTCTggatcatcatcttcatcttcctcgcgttgtcccggcattttgccacggctcatgggagcctggggtccgcttggcaactaatcccagtaattggcgtgggcactagtttttacgaaagcgacggccatctgaccttccaacccagagggtaaactgggcccgtattgggattagtccggtttcctcacgatgttttccttcactgaaaagcgactggtaaatatcaaaagatATATATTTCTGGATATGAGCAGAATTTTCTACATAGTAATGGTATACATGCTATTATCTTAACCATTTTGTAGTTTTGCATTGCTTAATTGGGTTTTTCTTCTATTAATTATCTTAAACAAGAGCAAACGGCGGCGTTGcgtagtcggtagtgaccctgccttgTAAAGCAGGAGATCCCGTGTTCGAGTCccggtaaaggcatttattttttgtatgaaccCAGGTATTGCTTTCTGACTATttacctatctatctattaaCATTGTTGTCTAGTACCCAGCATTGTTTGAGCTTTCTTTGGgactatttaatttgtatgactATTGGGactatttagtttgtatttgtaagactgttcagtatttatttatattgactTCATTTCAGGCCAAGTTATGAGGTGGATCGGAACAACTTCAGCTCGGTGACCTGTGGCCCTGATCTCATCAACATCCCTGCTGACTTCCCGCGCCCCGTGGGTTAGTATCTTCATAAATTTGATGACCTGACAGCCCTAGCcagtagcatagagaaaaaaatacatagagtggtCACTCCATTCTCATAGTGGACATCTACCATCGAGTAGTGGAATTGTCAGTACTGCTACGTGACAATAGATGTTACACTGAcccaaaagtctaatgctcaacaattttcagctaataatataaccggattagccggaactctattttcaactcctgctttaatattagttgtcaattgttgttcaatacaattttcgtgagtcgcgactcactAGATATCTAGTAGTAAGCGAGGACCTACAACTATAATaatagtagaaaaaaaattagtcatgggtggtgttttctatgtacctatataaaaatatcgaaacattcaacatatactCTATAGGTAAGAGTTAGCGAGGTTCCactgtatacatacatatttgtttGTAGGTATCGGCGTGTTCGGGCACTGGTCGCATGCGCAGTCCGACTACAGCATCCAAGTGTTCCTGACGGCCCCGGCGCCGCGCACTCACGCCTTCCTCGAGGACACCAGGCCGCATGAGAGGACAGGTGAGTTACTTTATAATTATCACTCTTACAGCAACATTTAATaatagttttgaatgattcacggttagtttcaccatagagaaaaaaatacatagagtgctcactccatacatcagttttagtaccaaaaagactattagcatctagcatcgagtagcggaactatcaactcttatgctgttgagataagactttccggtcggtgctacatctattgtccagtagcagtactgatagttccgctactcgatgctagatgtagacactgaaattaatagtctgaactaatgtatggagtgagcactcttgtcttacttatttctctatggtttcactatacttatatcgaccgggatatgaaccgtgattaccttttgtattgttttcgatctcccgatatttcgacgcagttacatgcatctttttcacgggtaactgaagatagcgggcgGGTGTCAAAgttgcatgtaactgcgtcgaaaaaTCGGGAGAggatatttgactgtatttaaaataaattattttacaccatgcatgaaataaagcccCAGAAGactaatagagaaacgtagacagcacttgtttttaaacacaattttaatactatataatatacaccCGTTTAatactataaagagtaggtaatttgattgtgacgtcacatgctagtgtttcatttaaattccatagtagcaaaatcgttttgacagttcgaaaaaagaaactgatttgactagtagtcaaataccctatacaaAAGGCAATCACGGTACATATcccggcacagaataaataatagtactaagtacagaagactcactctctaacaaaacgcgtctgttacgatcagcacagatatggccgctaggtgacgacagcgccacgcgcggcttatggctttccccaaaattggggcggaacggatgtacttttagctacctgtagcaaagcgacgaaatcgcggagtgagacacgcctgatccCGGTCGATACAAGTCTAGTGAACCCTGTTTATGTTTGTTACAGAGGTGGAGAAGCGACGCGAGAAACGGAAAGGCGAGGAGGAGGGGAAACCCCGCTTCCTGAAGCTGCTCAGCATATTGGACATGATCTTCGACATGTTC
The DNA window shown above is from Cydia amplana chromosome 25, ilCydAmpl1.1, whole genome shotgun sequence and carries:
- the LOC134659617 gene encoding UPF0669 protein C6orf120 homolog — its product is MRREFILVLLGIICISTISSLLSGYVQIESDKVLLDTVVGSVGAGNFSYWQLGHIGPLLVELTSLTGDADLYVADTIRPSYEVDRNNFSSVTCGPDLINIPADFPRPVGIGVFGHWSHAQSDYSIQVFLTAPAPRTHAFLEDTRPHERTEVEKRREKRKGEEEGKPRFLKLLSILDMIFDMFVL